The following nucleotide sequence is from Zea mays cultivar B73 chromosome 1, Zm-B73-REFERENCE-NAM-5.0, whole genome shotgun sequence.
ACTGCAATTGCAAAGATAATAACTACTATATCGATTCAAAACATAATATTCGCCAACTTGGATTTGGTTCTCGCTACTGCTCATATGGTCATTATAATATAATGATGATTAGTTGTCTACAAGATGTCCCTGTTGTCTaatgtttccaaactagccctaactaTCAAGTTAATCAAAAATGGATTGTATGTGTCGCTATATGGGATATAGAACAATCACATCCGAGTTCTTAAAACATTTGGTTAATTAGTCAAAAGTCACTTTAAATTGGAGGGTTTGCATCCACACTTAGGCAGTGTATTACACTTAAGGTTGTGTTTGCTTACTCCAACTGCCTTCTTGGTTCGTCACATCAGACACATCCAACCCATCTCACTCTACCTAATATAGTCAATATCACTCTCTTTACACCGTAAACTTATAGTGCAAATAACATTTTGCACGACCATATGTATGAATTTGTTGGTCATAACTCATAGCCTTAAATGAGGTTGTAGGGTGTTATTTAGGTGCTCTCGTGGAACGGTCCCTAACCGGAACTAACATACTTAGGTTTGCTACTTGATTGTTTTTTAAATAAAATGTTACAAACTCTTATGTGTTTTGAGAAAAAACGAAGAACGTTCTAATATATCAAATAAATTATTGGGTTGTCTTTAACAGCTTACATATCCTATCTTATATCACATCTCTTATTTTAAACTTTACTATATGAATAATGCAGTTTACAATACAAAACAATGTTTTGCACGATCATATGAGCTATATGATGGAGACATCCTTACTATATGCTATGCGAAAATCGCATTCGCCGTGAGTGGTAAAACTTCATGGTCTTTTTGGGCCAAATTTGCCCTTACCAGGTCAAAGCACCGGTTTGGTCTCTAGGCTAATATTGCCTCTACGCCCTAGGAGCAACTCCAAGTGAGTAGCTAGATTGTTTGTAAAGCTAAATTTAGTTATTATTAGAAGGCTATTACAAGAAGAAAAATGTCTCCAATAGACTATATAAACATCTCTTTCTTGTGAAATATATTTTCAAACGTAGCTAAATTATTAAATTTTAGCTAATCTTTTAGAGTTGCTCTAAAATTTGTAGTCCGTCCTGCAAAAATGTACTCTTGAAAAAAAGGCTAAATGTGTAAGGTTGTCTCTTAAGACCTTTCCCATCATATTATCTTACATCTCATCTTCTATTTTATACTTTATTCTTCTATTTTAAACTTTATTGAGTCTACTATACAAAATAGAGCATGTTTGGAAACAGTATTTTTCAAAACCACATTTTTTTCAAATGTCATGACACAAAACCACATTTTTTTCAAATGTCATGACACAACCGTGGTATGCTTTATCAGTCTAATCCAACATCTGAGTGAAGACATTGATTACAATATATGAGGGAAAGAGAAAAGGCAAGGCTTCTACCATGCGCCAGCCAGCGAAAAACTTCAGATCAAAGTTTTTTAGACTCCAAAAATGTTATGTTATTGGTGAAATCATCGTTTAAAATACAGAGATTTTAGATATGTCCCCAAATACCCTTTAGCCTAAGATAACATGGTATGCTCAAATATCATAGTATTGACTTAGAACTAGAAAAATAGTGTTGCGCGTTAGACGACCGACCTTGGCAACTTCTGACTAACGTTCAGCACAAGCAAATATCACATCTATACAGAAGTTCATTCATCAGACTTGCTGGTCAGACAAGTTGACAGAATTGCAGCATAACAGTAGTTTAGATAGAGTTGCATAATCACGGATCAGACATTTCAAGGCAGATTTCCATAGAAAAAGCTAAGGCCAGATAAGGTATAATAGGCAAGCCAAACTAACGCAAACTCTCTGAAACGTTTCAGCCACGTGAGAAACTCATCTAACATAGCATTAGCAAACTCTTGACAGAGATGGCAACTGTTCTAAAGAAGACGAGCTCCTACAGAGAGGGCAAACAAGGGAATCCCATCCTTAGGTATTTGTTGCCCTGGTGTAGATCTGCTGGCTTGAGTGAACCGAGACCAACCGGATGAGGCCACGCGCCATCAGGTCCTTGATAGCCCTCCGAGCCAGGGAGCCATTGATCTGCAAGTCAATGTGACAACATTCAGTTATGTAGTGACAGTGAAGATATTATAAACAACATGGCATTTAAGATTAGTATGAAATTTGATTCTTTAATGATCATGTTAAATGATAGCAGGAGCACCCTCAAATATGTAACCCTGGTAAGTATTAAACGAAGGCAACAACTATTTTGCAAGCAAGCCGTAGATTCAAACGTGCAAGCGAGCCTCATAGGCCATTATACATGATCCACCGTATTTTGCAAGGAGTTTTTTAATACAACATAAAGGTGTTTTTGGTAAAGCTGTGTGAGCTGGTGGGTGCATCTAGGCGCGAAATATACAACTACGGTTCACGATCTAAAGGCCCACGGGGCTCGCTTGCACAATAGTTGTTGCCTTAAACGAAATAGTTTGATGTTAGACAGACACATAAGCATTTCACTTATTCAAGACAAATATTATTGCAACAGCAACTAGCAATTCAGATTACCAATACAAAACAAATTACCCAATGTCTAACATACAAGCTACAAAGGGTACACATGCTTAAATGACCTGGTAAACAGCTAGAAATCAATAAAACTGTGGCTTGCAAAAAATGCATGTaaatcatctagtaccactgaaTAAGTGCAATTCACCACGGTACCAAGATGACGTGAGCAACAAAAGCAGTTCAATTCAAAGCACTATGTGTTAGACTCAACAATTGGCAATCATATAACACTAAACATATACAGGACAAAACAACAATCCTGACTAGTCCAAATGAGCACCCAGGTGATTGGCATAGTTAAAACATGACGAGCTTACAATATCATATTAATTGGCAGCAAATAAACCAATGGAGCCATCAGCCATGAACCTTGCCCATCATATGTAGCTGGAATGCGTTAACTATGGCTTATCATAAAATTCCAGGTTACCGATCAAACATGTAGTACGCAAGTGTGATATAATTAAAGATAATATACACTGATAGCAAAGCAATTTAATCATCGTTGCGGTTATTCACAGGGTTTGCACACAAACATCACAGATCTGGAACGAGTGATTACCCTGAGGCGCTCGGATAGGATGGAGGGGGTGATCTGCTTGTACTTGGGCACCTCAGAGAGCAGCTTGTCGTAGGTAGCCTGGTCGAACAGCACCGCGTTGTTCACCTTCTCCTTTAGCTTTCCCTTGCTCCACTTCTGAAAAACCAACATGAACTTCTAACCGTGAGAAACCGAAAACTGTGCTTCCACCAAATCAAATAGACATGCAGAGAAAAAGGTCACCTTCTTCTTCTGCTTGCCACCGCCGGACTTGGCGGGCTTCGACGACGGGGGCGGGGCCTTATCCTTCTTCGGAGCCTGCAAGCAAGAGCATACACGAGGAAGTTAGCGCGACGCCATACAGAGTTGTCCAATAAGCTGTAGGGAATCAAGCGAGCGCACCATGTTCGATGGGGCGACGGCGGCGCTTTGTGAAGGGATCGAAAAGGAGGAGTctgcagcggcggcggcgctagctaGGGTTTTGAGGAGCGGGGTGGGATGGTATTACTATATAGCTAGCCCCAGGTTAAACAATGAAGCCCACGGAACGGCCCATTAGAAGAACCGTCTACTCGCTCGCCATGCGGTAGTAGTAGTACTTCGGAAATGGTACTTTTTTCAGGTCCAAAAAAATTGAATCTATATCTAGTATTTTTTTTTAAACTGGTTTGGATTTTTATGCTATGATGTGAATTTCTGTCTTTTTTGTAATTTTAAACCGCTCAAAAAAGTCATGCACGTTTAAACAATTACGTGCTAGACCATGAACCAAGGACTAAGCCCGTGAGCCGACCCggtatgctcgaaataaatacgaGACATGTCGAAATTGAATCGGGTCATGCTTTTTGGGCTCCAAGTCGGGCCGATCGGTCTAAATATACGCATATAGTCTTGACTGTTCACCAGTCACCACGAGCTCATGGGTCCCAGTGCCATGTGGTCGCTGTACGAACAACTGCTGTGGCGGAACCTTGTCGTGACGGCTAATATATACACGGTTAAGGCTATCTCTAACTATCTTACCTATCCAATATCATATAAACAAAATAGTGCTTTATACGACTATGAATCAGCATATTCGTTTAGTTTTAATCTGTATCAGTTTTTATAAATTTTTTTGTCTATATAGATTGCAGCCGATTTTTAATCAAAGCGAACAATATTTTACACAAATATATACACGGTCTGCTAGCCACAACATAACATGTCAACGAAATTCATAGGCACCGTATCGAACTTCTGGTACGTTCGTAGGGAATAGGGACATCGGACTTCGTACGTGTCTAGCGGACCGGGTGCAATATGGAACCCAAGTTCCTTTGGCATAAACTTGGTTCGATCACGATGCAATTTGAATCAGCCTCGGGGTCGAGGGGGCAAGTGCAAGCAGGCAGACCGAGGAAACGCGTCAGCTGTACCTCGAAGTCCTTGTCTCCGAGCCAGGAACCAGAAAACTCAAAACAGCAGGTAACACAACAAAGACCGATCTACCGCGAGTCCACAAAGAGCAGCAGTATCAAAATATCAATGTCGTCTTCAACTTCAACATGCAAGCAACCGAAGCCACAGCATATCCAGTGCTGTTGACGTTTTACAGAATTTATTCATTCACAAACGGCATGTTTGGTTGCCGCGTTCACGGGCGCCGGGCTCGTAGCGGCCTGGGCGGCTAGAGATGCTCTCTCCCCACGTCTCCACGCGCGCAGGCAGACACATGAGAAAACACCTGAGTTGCATCCACAGATACAGGCCGACATCCAAGCGTTCAGGCAACCAATCACCGGTTTGCATGCGGTCAACGCACCTGATGAGCTTGGGCGGGGCGAGCACGAGAACCAAACACGCCGAAAGCTGACCATCGGATTCGGATACATGCGAAACGTGATTGCCTTCCAACAGCGCCATGCCAATCCTAGCTAGGTAGATCCCTCGGCCTTCTGCATTAGATAATGTTCAAACATGTAGTGAGTACACATAGCAGACAAACTGATGTTACGGAGAACTAAggggggtgtttgtttgggattataatccaaCAAAATTtaagattataatcccaaacaaacaccccctaCGTGCCATAACGATTTAAGATACAAGTCTCGAGTACTGTATAAGCTGAACATCAACCATGACGATCCCATGCAATGCTAAGATAAAATCAATGGTTTCAAGTCGCTCGACTAGCTAGTCGAGACACCTGGGCGACCaggcgactaatcgcgattagtcgacgATTAGGTCGACCAATCGGGTCCTAGTCGACCTGATCGTCCCTACTAGTCCTCCTGCATATTTATATGTACAGGacctatatatatgtgtgtgtgtgtgtgtgtaataATGTAATATTGATATATATACATGTagctgttggtgacttgttctcaaatgctaagagttaagaacaaggcaacatgaaaagtgttaagtgttaaagtccttcgtccttcgaagcattatgtcccttcgggaaataatgagtttcggacgaaggtcataagagacataccttcgtaaatataataggtaataacgaaagactcatataaagcatgaaatataatataagcatcatcatgggatcatttctattttattaacatgggaaaatagaaatgatttcaaattacaaatgtaccttcggtcctgagagaaggtaaaaagtacaggcgtgacgcaaaagcaaatgtaaggtcagcgtgaacagtacgggagtactgttcatctatttatagacgcgggacgcagcccacgtaaaattacatccatgtccattacatttgttaacggtttatggaaatctattgaggaccccgaagtcttttcatcttaaggtcggttcccccttgtgccatcgcgccgaagcttccctgcgtacagcttcggctgcccccgaccttcgtctggctcagccttcgtcctggtcgtgctccatatccataattctgaatccgaaaatacctgttcatataattcacttggaaaacattgtcaaatcatgtttttgaggaccttcggaggacgaaggcccccaacagtagcccctcgcaatattaatttgtaaataataaattcagattgcgatatggacgaaggccttgagccgaaggtccgaaaaaacaccttccctttgctagaatagcaacattcactgacaagcggggccttttaactttcaacgccctaggcgtataaataagaacacatcgtgaattcatttggtacacacgcttgccttttgcttcggcccactaaaaatttttagctcttgctcattgagatttgctggtctttttgatttcgaagcttcggcctcgggaacaaatttttagtgtttccgaagatgtctgaagacaagaagatccctgctgagacgaagctgagtctcgaggaggagaagaatctggggttcctgatagcgatggcagagactaatacagagaaaatcacgaaggagattctcgaaggtttgtccgaagatactgatgacagcgacagctatgatgtggaaagtgatggggaagaggccgaagatcgaccgtggcgaccaagtcactcagtttttgggaaaacaaccatcaagcagagtcacattgataatatgagggggcgatacttccgagatatatctattgtgagagctgatgccggggaaaagacttctcccacccctgaagaagatgaagttgtgattttccgaagcctcctcaaggctgggcttcgattccccctgagcaattttgttgttgaggtactgaaaacgttccaaatctaccttcatcaactcactcccgaagctattataagaatggggatttttgtctgggctgtgagaagccaaggtttggagccaaacgctaaaagcttctgcaacatacacgagttattgtacgagacgaagccctggggaaaggagcaataccacaacaactttgggtgctacagcttcggcgcccgctccgggtcaagctaccctgtgccaacctttcggaagaggtggcccggagcctggatgtctgaatggttttatgtgaaaaatgatctaacagcgcaaaataatgtcaaaagtatcattatgtacccaatttggcaacgcttcgggcttcgaaggccgaaggttgaaatggatgaggcagccgaagaatgccaaagagccttcggcgcagtctgctccttcattgggtcaagggacttggtccaggagcacattgccttcagggtatggccacttgcagaaaagtgggaaatgccgaaagaaaccatcaaagagtccgacgaaggtggactagtcagatt
It contains:
- the LOC100280801 gene encoding 40S ribosomal protein S25-1 — translated: MAPKKDKAPPPSSKPAKSGGGKQKKKKWSKGKLKEKVNNAVLFDQATYDKLLSEVPKYKQITPSILSERLRINGSLARRAIKDLMARGLIRLVSVHSSQQIYTRATNT